The Budorcas taxicolor isolate Tak-1 chromosome 2, Takin1.1, whole genome shotgun sequence genome window below encodes:
- the HSPD1 gene encoding 60 kDa heat shock protein, mitochondrial isoform X2, translating to MLRLPAVLRQMRPVSRALAPHLTRAYAKDVKFGADARALMLQGVDLLADAVAVTMGPKGRTVIIEQSWGSPKVTKDGVTVAKSIDLKDKYKNIGAKLVQDVANNTNEEAGDGTTTATVLARSIAKEGFEKISKGANPVEIRRGVMLAVDAVIAELKKQSKPVTTPEEIAQVATISANGDKEIGNIISDAMKKVGRKGVITVKDGKTLNDELEIIEGMKFDRGYISPYFINTSKGQKCEFQDAYVLLSEKKISSVQSIVPALEIANAHRKPLVIIAEDVDGEALSTLVLNRLKVGLQVVAVKAPGFGDNRKNQLKDMAIATGGAVFGEEGLNLNLEDVQPHDLGKVGEVIVTKDDAMLLKGKGDKAQIEKRIQEIIEQLDITTSEYEKEKLNERLAKLSDGVAVLKVGGTSDVEVNEKKDRVTDALNATRAAVEEGIVLGGGCALLRCIPALESITPANEDQKTGIEIIKKTLKIPAMTIAKNAGVEGSLIVEKIMQSSSEVGYDAMLGDFVNMVEKGIIDPTKVVRTALLDAAGVASLLTTAEVVVTEIPKEEKDPGMGGMGGMGGGMGGGMF from the exons ATGCTTCGATTACCCGCAGTCCTTCGTCAAATGAGGCCAGTGTCCAGGGCACTGGCTCCTCATCTCACTCGGGCTTATGCCAAAGATGTAAAATTCGGTGCAGATGCTCGGGCCTTAATGCTTCAAGGTGTAGACCTTTTAGCCGATGCTGTAGCCGTTACTATGGGGCCAAAG GGAAGGACAGTGATTATTGAACAGAGTTGGGGAAGTCCCAAAGTGACAAAAGATGGTGTGACTGTTGCAAAGTCTattgatttaaaagataaatataaaaatattggcGCAAAACTTGTTCAAGATGTTGCCAATAACACAAACGAAGAGGCCGGGGATGGCACCACTACTGCTACTGTACTGGCACGCTCTATTGCCAAGGAAGGCTTCGAGAAGATTAGCAAAGGTGCTAATCCAGTGGAAATCAGGAGAG GTGTGATGTTAGCTGTTGATGCTGTAATTGCTGAACTTAAGAAGCAGTCTAAACCTGTGACAACCCCTGAAGAGATTGCTCAG GTTGCTACAATTTCTGCAAATGGAGACAAAGAAATTGGCAACATCATTTCTGATGCCATGAAAAAAGTTGGAAGAAAGGGTGTTATCACAGTAAAG gATGGAAAAACACTGAATGATGAATTAGAAATTATTGAAGGCATGAAGTTTGACAGAGGATACATTTCTCCATACTTTATTAATACATCCAAAG GTCAGAAATGTGAATTCCAAGATGCATATGTTCTGTTgagtgaaaagaaaatttctaGTGTCCAGTCCATTGTTCCTGCTCTTGAAATTGCCAATGCTCACCGGAAGCCCTTGGTCATAATTGCTGAAGAtgtggatggagaagccctaAGTACCCTTGTTTTGAACAG GCTGAAAGTTGGTCTTCAGGTTGTGGCGGTCAAAGCTCCAGGTTTTGGTGACAATAGAAAGAACCAGCTTAAAGACATGGCTATTGCTACTGGTGGTGCA gTATTTGGAGAAGAAGGACTAAATCTAAATCTTGAAGATGTTCAGCCTCATGACTTAGGAAAAGTTGGAGAGGTCATTGTGACCAAAGATGATGCCATGCTCTTGAAAGGGAAAGGTGACAAGGCTCAAATTGAAAAGCGTATCCAAGAGATCATTGAGCAGTTAGATATCACAACAAgcgaatatgaaaaggaaaaactgaatgaACGTCTGGCAAAACTCTCAGATGGTGTTGCTGTGTTGAAG gTTGGTGGGACAAGTGATGTTGAAgtgaatgaaaagaaagacagagtTACAGATGCCCTTAATGCTACACGAGCTGCTGTTGAAGAAGGCATTGTTCTGGGAGGGGGCTGTGCCCTGCTTCGGTGCATTCCAGCCTTGGAGTCAATAACTCCAGCTAATGAAGATCAAAAAACAG gtatagaaatcattaaaaaaacacTCAAAATTCCTGCAATGACCATTGCTAAGAATGCAGGTGTTGAAGGATCACTGATAGTTGAGAAAATTATGCAGAGTTCTTCAGAAGTTGGTTATGATGCTATGCTTGGAGATTTTGTGAATATGGTGGAAAAGGGAATCATTGATCCAACTAAG GTTGTAAGAACTGCATTACTGGATGCTGCTGGAGTAGCCTCTCTCTTAACAACAGCAGAAGTTGTCGTCACAGAAATTCCTAAAGAAGAGAAGGATCCTGGAATGGGTGGCATGGGTGGAATGGGAGGTGGCATGGGAGGTGGCATGTTCTAA
- the HSPD1 gene encoding 60 kDa heat shock protein, mitochondrial isoform X1, which translates to MKTHFKMLRLPAVLRQMRPVSRALAPHLTRAYAKDVKFGADARALMLQGVDLLADAVAVTMGPKGRTVIIEQSWGSPKVTKDGVTVAKSIDLKDKYKNIGAKLVQDVANNTNEEAGDGTTTATVLARSIAKEGFEKISKGANPVEIRRGVMLAVDAVIAELKKQSKPVTTPEEIAQVATISANGDKEIGNIISDAMKKVGRKGVITVKDGKTLNDELEIIEGMKFDRGYISPYFINTSKGQKCEFQDAYVLLSEKKISSVQSIVPALEIANAHRKPLVIIAEDVDGEALSTLVLNRLKVGLQVVAVKAPGFGDNRKNQLKDMAIATGGAVFGEEGLNLNLEDVQPHDLGKVGEVIVTKDDAMLLKGKGDKAQIEKRIQEIIEQLDITTSEYEKEKLNERLAKLSDGVAVLKVGGTSDVEVNEKKDRVTDALNATRAAVEEGIVLGGGCALLRCIPALESITPANEDQKTGIEIIKKTLKIPAMTIAKNAGVEGSLIVEKIMQSSSEVGYDAMLGDFVNMVEKGIIDPTKVVRTALLDAAGVASLLTTAEVVVTEIPKEEKDPGMGGMGGMGGGMGGGMF; encoded by the exons ATGAAGACACATTTTA AAATGCTTCGATTACCCGCAGTCCTTCGTCAAATGAGGCCAGTGTCCAGGGCACTGGCTCCTCATCTCACTCGGGCTTATGCCAAAGATGTAAAATTCGGTGCAGATGCTCGGGCCTTAATGCTTCAAGGTGTAGACCTTTTAGCCGATGCTGTAGCCGTTACTATGGGGCCAAAG GGAAGGACAGTGATTATTGAACAGAGTTGGGGAAGTCCCAAAGTGACAAAAGATGGTGTGACTGTTGCAAAGTCTattgatttaaaagataaatataaaaatattggcGCAAAACTTGTTCAAGATGTTGCCAATAACACAAACGAAGAGGCCGGGGATGGCACCACTACTGCTACTGTACTGGCACGCTCTATTGCCAAGGAAGGCTTCGAGAAGATTAGCAAAGGTGCTAATCCAGTGGAAATCAGGAGAG GTGTGATGTTAGCTGTTGATGCTGTAATTGCTGAACTTAAGAAGCAGTCTAAACCTGTGACAACCCCTGAAGAGATTGCTCAG GTTGCTACAATTTCTGCAAATGGAGACAAAGAAATTGGCAACATCATTTCTGATGCCATGAAAAAAGTTGGAAGAAAGGGTGTTATCACAGTAAAG gATGGAAAAACACTGAATGATGAATTAGAAATTATTGAAGGCATGAAGTTTGACAGAGGATACATTTCTCCATACTTTATTAATACATCCAAAG GTCAGAAATGTGAATTCCAAGATGCATATGTTCTGTTgagtgaaaagaaaatttctaGTGTCCAGTCCATTGTTCCTGCTCTTGAAATTGCCAATGCTCACCGGAAGCCCTTGGTCATAATTGCTGAAGAtgtggatggagaagccctaAGTACCCTTGTTTTGAACAG GCTGAAAGTTGGTCTTCAGGTTGTGGCGGTCAAAGCTCCAGGTTTTGGTGACAATAGAAAGAACCAGCTTAAAGACATGGCTATTGCTACTGGTGGTGCA gTATTTGGAGAAGAAGGACTAAATCTAAATCTTGAAGATGTTCAGCCTCATGACTTAGGAAAAGTTGGAGAGGTCATTGTGACCAAAGATGATGCCATGCTCTTGAAAGGGAAAGGTGACAAGGCTCAAATTGAAAAGCGTATCCAAGAGATCATTGAGCAGTTAGATATCACAACAAgcgaatatgaaaaggaaaaactgaatgaACGTCTGGCAAAACTCTCAGATGGTGTTGCTGTGTTGAAG gTTGGTGGGACAAGTGATGTTGAAgtgaatgaaaagaaagacagagtTACAGATGCCCTTAATGCTACACGAGCTGCTGTTGAAGAAGGCATTGTTCTGGGAGGGGGCTGTGCCCTGCTTCGGTGCATTCCAGCCTTGGAGTCAATAACTCCAGCTAATGAAGATCAAAAAACAG gtatagaaatcattaaaaaaacacTCAAAATTCCTGCAATGACCATTGCTAAGAATGCAGGTGTTGAAGGATCACTGATAGTTGAGAAAATTATGCAGAGTTCTTCAGAAGTTGGTTATGATGCTATGCTTGGAGATTTTGTGAATATGGTGGAAAAGGGAATCATTGATCCAACTAAG GTTGTAAGAACTGCATTACTGGATGCTGCTGGAGTAGCCTCTCTCTTAACAACAGCAGAAGTTGTCGTCACAGAAATTCCTAAAGAAGAGAAGGATCCTGGAATGGGTGGCATGGGTGGAATGGGAGGTGGCATGGGAGGTGGCATGTTCTAA